Part of the Candidatus Saccharimonadia bacterium genome is shown below.
ACCGATCTGGTGTTTCCGATGCTGCACGGTACCGGCGGCGAGGACGGCGTGATTCAGCGACTGCTCGACACGACCGGCAAGCCGTATTTGGGCAGCGGAGCGGCTGCCTCGGCATTATGCTTCGACAAAGCGCGGTTTAAAGACCTGCTGGAGGCGAATGATATTCTGACGCCTCAGAGTGAGGTTGTGACGGCTGAGGCGTTTGAGGAATCGAAGCTCGTGCAGGCACCGTTTGTGCTTAAACCGGTCGCCGAAGGTTCGAGCGTGGGCATGATGCTGACGCGAGAACTTCCCTACGATCAGGCAAAGGCTCATGATTTGTTCCACGAACACAAAACGATGCTGCTCGAAGAGTTAATCGTGGGCCCAGAAATTACGGTGCCGGTGTTGGGATCTAAGGCGCTGCCGGTGATCGAGATTGTGCCCCCCAGCGGCAAGGAATTTGATTATGAGAACAAATATAATGGCGCGACGGCCGAGCTCTGCCCGCCGCGCAGCGTCAGCCCAGAGCGCCAGGAGCAAGCCCAGCGGCTGGCGGAGCGCGTGCATGCGCTGAGCGGGGCACGACACTTGTCGCGCATCGATATGATGATTGATGCGGAAGAAAAATTGTACGTTTTGGAACTCAATACGATGCCGGGCATGACGGCCCAGAGCTTGTTTCCGAAATCGGCGGCAGTGGCGGGGTTGGCCTGGAACGAGCTGGTGAAGACCTTTGTGGACCTGGTCTGGGCCTAGGTGAGGCTCAGTGACCGGGCCAAGAGCTCCTTGGCGCGGGTGGCGAAGTGCCGCGCCTCATTGAGCCGCAGCGCGTAGCAAGGTACGAGGTAGGTGAGGAGGGCGACGGCGACAATGAGCGCGAATTTGGGCATGAGCGTGAGGAAGCCGCGGTCGTCGGCGTAGAGCGGCATGATCTGCGCAATGAGCGGGTAGAGCGCGCCGAGCATGATGGCGGCGGCGACCACCATCCGCCACACGCCGTGCATGATGCTCTTTTCGCCGAACCGACCGTAGCCATGGCGCAAAAGGGCAACCAGTGCGAGTGTTTCGAGCACCGCCACGATGGACGCGCTCATGGCCAACCCGGCCACGCCATAGACGCGCCCGAGCCAAATGCTTAGGGCGATGTTGAGCGGAATGCTTGCGAGGCTGAGATAGAGCGGGGTGCGGGTGTTTTGCATGGCGTAGTAGACCCGGCTCACAAGCATAAACAGGCTCGTGAACACGATGGTGCCGGCGAACCACCCCAGGGTGGTGGCGGTGTCGAGGTCGCCGAAGCCGTAGAGCAGTCGCACGATGTAGCCGCGCGCGACCACGGCAAACAGCGCGGACGGGATGGCGAGGAATAATATGAGGCGGGCGGTTTTGACGTAGGCCTCTATGAGCTGTTCGCGCTGTCCCTCGGCGGCGCGGGCGGCGAGACGGGGGAAAACTGCGGTGGTGATGGAGCTGCCGATGAGCACGAGCGGGACGTTTTTGAGGTCGTTGGCGTAGGCAAACTGGGCGATGGCGCTCGCGCTGATAGTGGAGCCGATGACGGTTTCGACGGTGTAGTTGATTTGATCCAGGCCTTGATCGATACTGCGCGGAAGCATGAGGCCGAGGGTCTGGCGTACGCCGGCGAGCCGGAGCGAAATGACAGGCCGGTATTTGAAACCGAGCCCATGGAGGCCGAGCCATTGCAGCAAGGCCTGCGTGATCACGCCCAGCACCACCCCCCAGGCGGCGCCGTACACGCCCAGATGCGGCACAAAGGCGATGATACCCACGATAATGCCGACGTTGTAGAGTACCCCCGAAAACGAGTAAATGAGGAAGCGATTGAAGGCCTGCTGCACGCTACCAAGCACGCTTGAGACGGCAAACAGCACGGGGGTGATGGCGAGAATGCGCGTGAGACCGGTGGCCAGCTCGTGGGTGTGGGCGTCGAAGCCCGGAGCCATGATGCGCATGAGCGGGTCGGCGAACACCACGATGACCACCCCGCCGGCGATGGTGATGAGCACGAGGAGGTTGAGCAGGCTAGAGGTGACGCGCCAGGCTTCGTCTTGCTGCTTTTGCTCGAGGTGGCGGCTGAGCACGGGGATGAACGCTACCGCGAAGGCGCCTGAGACGAGCAGCGTGAAGAGCAGGTCGGGCAGGCGGAAGGCGGCGTTGTAGGCGCTGAGGTCGGGACCGAGGCCGAAGTGCGCCGCGAGCAGGCGGTTGCGCAAGAGTCCGAGAATGCGCGAGAGCAGGTACGCACCCGAGATGATGAGAGTGGCGCTGGCGACGGTTTGGCCGGCGTTGGCGCGGCCCAGCAGGTGTTTGGCCCGGTCTACCATGGTTTGGTCTTGATTTTCATGCTGGGGGTATTATACCTTTACCCTCGGTAAGCCTCCAGCACTTGACGGGGGTTTTGGGAAAGAAACTTCAGGTTGGCCAGGGACCCCGCCAGTACGCTCGCCAATA
Proteins encoded:
- a CDS encoding D-alanine--D-alanine ligase, which encodes MNVLVLGGGTGAEKEVSLRSAAAVCDALTDLGHHVRQVDPAEGDATVLKAAAATDLVFPMLHGTGGEDGVIQRLLDTTGKPYLGSGAAASALCFDKARFKDLLEANDILTPQSEVVTAEAFEESKLVQAPFVLKPVAEGSSVGMMLTRELPYDQAKAHDLFHEHKTMLLEELIVGPEITVPVLGSKALPVIEIVPPSGKEFDYENKYNGATAELCPPRSVSPERQEQAQRLAERVHALSGARHLSRIDMMIDAEEKLYVLELNTMPGMTAQSLFPKSAAVAGLAWNELVKTFVDLVWA
- the murJ gene encoding murein biosynthesis integral membrane protein MurJ, giving the protein MVDRAKHLLGRANAGQTVASATLIISGAYLLSRILGLLRNRLLAAHFGLGPDLSAYNAAFRLPDLLFTLLVSGAFAVAFIPVLSRHLEQKQQDEAWRVTSSLLNLLVLITIAGGVVIVVFADPLMRIMAPGFDAHTHELATGLTRILAITPVLFAVSSVLGSVQQAFNRFLIYSFSGVLYNVGIIVGIIAFVPHLGVYGAAWGVVLGVITQALLQWLGLHGLGFKYRPVISLRLAGVRQTLGLMLPRSIDQGLDQINYTVETVIGSTISASAIAQFAYANDLKNVPLVLIGSSITTAVFPRLAARAAEGQREQLIEAYVKTARLILFLAIPSALFAVVARGYIVRLLYGFGDLDTATTLGWFAGTIVFTSLFMLVSRVYYAMQNTRTPLYLSLASIPLNIALSIWLGRVYGVAGLAMSASIVAVLETLALVALLRHGYGRFGEKSIMHGVWRMVVAAAIMLGALYPLIAQIMPLYADDRGFLTLMPKFALIVAVALLTYLVPCYALRLNEARHFATRAKELLARSLSLT